Proteins encoded in a region of the Cyclopterus lumpus isolate fCycLum1 chromosome 23, fCycLum1.pri, whole genome shotgun sequence genome:
- the pmch gene encoding pro-MCH, whose translation MTSVSSVLCTLVLLSELSSRSVAVAMPASKGEDGVREQDGFFLGAGPLIEPLAYGQNLVLDTDARDEGESPKLIVVSDMRLNGRVRGLNPAFSRSLPLLMDQSLSFAPAVHGLKVERRNADINMLRCMIGRVYRPCWNE comes from the exons ATgacctccgtctcctccgtcctGTGCACTCTGGTGCTGCTCTCCGAGCTGAGCAGCCGCTCGGTCGCCGTCGCCATGCCGGCGTCCAAAGGAGAAGACGGCGTGCGGGAGCAAGACGGCTTCTTCCTGGGTGCCGGGCCCCTGATTGAGCCCCTCGCCTACGGACAGAACCTCGTGCTGGACACCGACGCGAGGGATGAAGGCGAGAGCCCGAAACTCATCGTCGTCTCG GACATGAGGCTGAATGGACGCGTCCGCGGCCTCAACCCGGCCTTCAGTCGGAGCCTCCCTCTGCTCATGGACCAGAGCTTGAGCTTCGCTCCGGCCGTGCACGGCTTGAAGGTCGAGCGCAGGAACGCCGACATTAATA TGCTGCGGTGTATGATTGGAAGAGTGTACCGACCCTGCTggaatgaataa
- the parpbp gene encoding PCNA-interacting partner produces MEALGENLKVMVKIFRRECHRVLPSERTTIHGADGMLMLLQLAMAEVSKQRAGEFKVALSDVLMAWKHLLLDKLHLPPPNFARLENYDLILEAYESSLKRSNAVDLVDVLSMYNQLRLVDSDPGEPVSPIQLFEFLSGNTEVSELPDPSVPSTPSRKSTTCSSQVTMAVRRVFCSYLSLLTNAKNDMALALTLDVPGRALGRQAFTDVKHAARDNNTSLFLAVTSFVRVIQLGGRGYAPAESDPLRKHVKGLSDFVQFLDNLEEILGEVPDPSACGARLAGAIRALLVKGRSGGDAVSAAADETTKELKERICQLHQVQTHTANGSGTEISPARPRAHAVNHCTALGGRDTVKVLMALLDEEALTPPCRNKADLLSEDQPVLGGEEGTCVLGLFRSPEVPTGCSPEPLKSRVLTRLDLLKPKAKDGGVRSQFACTYKEDEMPLNRVLEFPSASQVPSCVHPAPKHQALPADVEETPTEAKSTSECPNKEPSAVRRGAALGPRSGNVQTGGAGSGDGKPPVTRTQRKGNKRKQVDSDRRGGSENEPPQKKPPACVSVKVPGKSGGKAASKKKLIAGQGKLTGFFRV; encoded by the exons ATGGAGGCTTTGGGAGAAAATCTAAAGGTGATGGTTAAAATCTTCAGGCGAGAGTGCCACAGGGTTTTGCCCTCTGAGAGGACCACCATTCATGGAGCTGATGGCATGTTGATGTTGCTGCAGCTGGCCATGGCAGAGGTTAGCAAGCAG CGCGCTGGAGAGTTCAAAGTGGCTCTGAGTGATGTCCTGATGGCCTGGAAACACTTACTGCTAGACAAACTTCACCTGCCACCCCCAAACTTTGCACGCCTGGAGAACTATGATCTCATCCTGGAGGCGTACGAATCCTCCCTGAAACGCTCCAACGCCGTGGACCTGGTTGATGTCCTCTCCATGTACAACCAGCTGAGACTAGTGGACTCGGACCCGGGGGAGCCCGTGAGCCCG ATCCAGCTGTTTGAGTTCTTATCCGGAAACACGGAGGTGTCAGAGTTGCCCGACCCTTCAGTCCCGTCAACGCCGTCTCGTAAAAGCACAACCTGCAGCTCCCAG GTGACAATGGCGGTGAGGCGGGTCTTCTGCTCCTACCTGAGTCTGCTCACGAACGCCAAGAACGACATGGCCTTGGCGCTGACCCTCGACGTCCCCGGTCGCGCTCTCGGACGCCAGGCGTTCACCGACGTGAAGCATGCGGCGCGCGACAACAACACCTCTCTTTTCTTG GCGGTGACGTCTTTCGTGAGGGTCATCCAGCTCGGAGGGAGGGGCTACGCTCCGGCGGAGTCTGACCCCCTGAGGAAACATGTCAAAGGCCTGTCTGACTTTGTCCAGTTTCTAGACAACCTGGAAGAAATACTGGGAGAAGTCCCTGACCCGAG TGCGTGTGGAGCCCGGCTGGCGGGCGCCATCCGGGCGCTGCTGGTGAAGGGACGCAGCGGCGGAGACGCCGTGAGCGCCGCGGCGGACGAGACGAcaaaggagctgaaggagaggaTCTGCCAGCTCCACCAGGTCCAGACGCACACCGCCAATGGAAGCGGGACGGAGATAAGCCCCGCCAGG CCCAGGGCTCACGCAGTCAACCACTGCACTGCGTTGGGAGGCCGGGACACCGTGAAGGTGCTGATGGCGCTGCTGGACGAGGAGGCGCTGACGCCGCCGTGTCGGAACAAGGCCGACCTGCTGTCGGAGGACCAGCCCGTCCTCGGTGGGGAGGAGGGCACCTGCGTCCTGGGCCTGTTCAG ATCCCCCGAAGTGCCGACTGGATGTTCTCCAGAACCTCTAAAGAGCCGAGTCCTGACCCGACTAGACCTGCTCAAGCCCAAG GCCAAAGACGGAGGAGTTCGATCCCAGTTTGCGTGCACGTACAAAGAGGATGAAATGCCACTCAACCGGGTGCTGGAGTTCCCCAGCGCCAGCCAGGTGCCTTCCTGTGTGCACCCGGCACCCAAACACCAAGCCCTCCCGGCTGATGTGGAGGAGACGCCCACCGAAG CCAAGTCTACTTCTGAATGCCCGAATAAGGAGCCGAGCGCCGTGCGGCGGGGTGCCGCTCTCGGGCCAAGAAGTGGAAACGTCCAAACCGGAGGGGCGGGCTCCGGTGACGGAAAGCCACCTGTCACTCGGACGCAGCGAAAGGGCAACAAGAGGAAGCAGGTGGACTCCGACCGACGCGGAGGATCGGAGAACGAGCCGCCGCAGAAGAAACCGCCGGCTTGTGTCTCGGTCAAAGTGCCCGGCAAGAGCGGCGGCAAGGCCGCGAGTAAGAAGAAGCTGATAGCCGGACAGGGAAAGCTAACCGGCTTCTTCAGGGTCTAA
- the nup37 gene encoding nucleoporin Nup37, translated as MQEDSSRSPSYTVTCEDYVHVVEFSPFTSGTSASLLAYGGNQYVVVGTCLFQEEDMEVEGVEFNVLRAFHHELRVDALAWSPESRLDRIPTIRFCTAAADRKLRLLTSDLQDRHEVKVMEGHTSYINHLVFEPTEGKQIASVSDDHTCRVWDLDGNESSTLRLRSPGISVCWHPEEAFKLMVAEKKGTIRFYDLVTQQAILSLDCDQAPLMSADWCLTNTIKVGAVAGSDWLIWDITRSSYPQEKRPAHRDKARLFKWSRVNENLFATTGCPGKISSQLLIHHLGHPQPVTVGSAAVGSGLSWHRTLPLCVIGGDRKLCFWMTEM; from the exons ATGCAGGAGGACTCCAGCCGCAGTCCCAGTTACACTGTGACATGTGAGGACTACGTTCACGTGGTGGAGTTCAGTCCTTTCACATCCGGTACCAGTGCCTCTCTGCTGGCCTATGGTGGAAACCAGTATGTGGTAGTGGGCACCTGCCTATTCCAG GAGGAGGATATGGAGGTCGAGGGAGTTGAATTCAACGTGCTTCGAGCTTTCCATCATGAATTGCGTGTTGATGCTCTCGCCTGGAGCCCAGAGTCCCGGCTGGACCGGATACCCACTATCAG ATTCTGCACCGCCGCCGCTGACAGAAAGCTGCGCCTGCTGACTTCTGATCTGCAGGATAGGCATGAAGTCAAG GTGATGGAGGGCCACACCAGCTACATCAACCATTTGGTGTTCGAGCCCACAGAAGGGAAACAAATTGCTTCCGTCAGCGATGACCACACTTGCAG GGTGTGGGACCTGGACGGGAATGAAAGCTCCACTCTCCGGCTTCGCTCTCCTGGCATCAGCGTGTGTTGGCACCCGGAGGAGGCCTTtaag TTAATGGTGGCGGAGAAGAAGGGAACGATCCGCTTCTACGACCTGGTGACCCAGCAGGCCATCCTGTCCCTGGACTGCGACCAGGCGCCGCTCATGTCGGCCGACTGGTGCCTCACCAACACCATCAAAGTCGGCGCCGTGGCGGGAAGCGACTGGCTCATCTGGGACATCACTCGCTCCAG ttacCCACAAGAAAAAAGACCGGCGCACCGAGATAAAGCTCGGTTGTTCAA gtggtCCCGAGTCAACGAAAACCTCTTCGCCACCACCGGATGTCCGGGGAAGATCTCCAGCCAGTTGCTCATCCACCATCTCGGCCACCCTCAG CCGGTGACGGTCGGATCGGCCGCGGTCGGGTCGGGCCTCAGCTGGCACCGGACCCTCCCCCTCTGCGTGATTGGCGGCGACAGGAAGCTGTGCTTTTGGATGACTGAGATGTAG